The following nucleotide sequence is from Bradyrhizobium roseum.
GGTTTCATAGGTCTTGTACTTGCCGTTCTCGTCCTTCGGCACATAAAGGTCGTTCTCGCCGATGTAGTAGATCTTGTCGTAGTGCAGCGCCTTGCCTTCGGCATCCTTCAGGCCATCGCGCGGCAATACCATCACGGTGCCGTGCATGCCGGAGACGACGTGCCAGGCGATCATGCCCTCCGGCGCGCAGTGATAGACGAAGACGCCGGGCCGCGTGGCTTTCCAGCGCAGCACAACCTGTTCGCCGGGATTGACGTGGGTCAACGCGCCGCCACCGAGCGCGCCGGTCGCCGAATGCAGGTCGATGTTGTGCGGCATGCTGTTGGTCGCGGGGTTCACCAGCGTGAGCTCCATGTAGTCGCCCTCGTGGACTACCATCATCGGACCAGGCATCGATCCATCGAACGTCATCGCATGGAATTTCGTGCCCGCCGCATCGATGACGACTTCCTTCTCCTGGATCGTCAATTTGAATTCGACGATCTTCGGGCCGGACTTGGCCGCCTGCTCGTGGGCATGGACGAAGGGCGGGGCGACCAGTTCGACTTTCTGGCGCGGCAGTTTCAGATCGTCCGCTGCTCCCGCTACCGCCGGTGCGTTCATCATCAGCGCCGCGACGGCGGCACCCATTAAAGCAGTCCTTCTCGTCAGCATGATGCGCTCCATCGCTTCTTGTTTACCAATTCGATGGAGCAAGAATGCGCGATGTGGCGGCAAATCTCTTTGCGCTGGAACAAGGAAGGGCGCGTTATCAATCAGGCGGAGAGGTTCGGTAGTTTGCGCGAGCGCAAAGACAGGGCGAAGGCATTGGCCTGGGGTGTCTACTTGCGTGCCTTCGCGGCTTCGCCTTCGGCGAGATCATAAAGCCGGTGCGCGTCGCGCAGCACGATTCGCTGCCGGCCTCCTTCCACCAGTCCCTGCTGCTCCCACGCGCTGAGAATCCGGCTGACGGTATGCAATGTCGTTCCCGTCATCTCGGCGACGTCCTGCCGGCTGATCGGAAAATCGATCTCGACGCCGGCATCGACTTTCTTGCCGGCCTGCTTGGCCAGTCGCAGCAACGCATGCGCCACGCGTTGCTCGACCTGTTCGTTCGACATCTCCAGCACGCGGGCCTGGGTGTCTTGCAGGCGGCTGCCGACGGTATGGAGCGCGCTCGAGGCCAGCGTCGGATATTTGGCGATCAGGCGATTCCAGGAAGACGACGGCCAAGCCAGTGCGACGCTATCGACGGCGGCGACTGCTGTTGCCGGATAATGCGCCAGGTTCATCGCTGGCGCGACGCCGAACAGTTCGCCGGCCGAAACGTAGCGGACCACGGATTGCTGCCCCTGCGACGTGGTCTTCTCGACGCGAAGATGGCCGTGCAGCAGAAGATAGAAGCGGTCGGCTTCCATGCCCTGATCGAAGACCGCGGTGCCCTTCGGGTATCGAATCGAGCGCGCTTCCCGCAAGAGTTCGTCCTGTTCGGCCGGCGCAAGGCCAGCGAACATCGGCAGGTTTGCGACCAACGAACGGTCGACCGCGGCCATCGATACACCCCGTTCCAATCTGCGGCGGATGATATCCGCGGCCGAAGCGGCCCTCAACGACCGTCCGGGACATCTCTTAGCCCAGATTTCTGGCGCGAGGTTGCGCTGGCGCAATACTTGACAGGATCGCCGGCGCCTTCGGTTCGCAGGTCGGCAAGGCCAAGCAGGTCGATGTTGTTCCGCATAATGCGGGTGCCAGGCAGGGCGATCATTGTTTCGGATCAAACACGCCGCCGAACCATGGTGCAGTTTGCGCCCCGACAAAGAGCGGCGGACGGATCGGCCTAGGATTGCGACGAATGAACGAGGATCGCTCATGGCGACGATGCAGAAATTGAGGGCCTATCGGGGACCGGCGCTGTTCTCCCACGGTTTTCGGCCGTTCTTCCTGTTCGGCGCCGTCTATGCCGGCGCCATGGTTCCGCTGTGGCTTGCGACATTCGCCGGCGATGTCTCGCTGCCGACCGCCTTCACGCCGCGAGACTGGCACGCGCACGAAATGCTGTTCGGCTATGTAGCCGCGGTGATCGCCGGCTTTCTTCTGACGGCGGTGCCGAACTGGACCGGCCGGCTTCCGATCCAGGGCGGCCCGCTCGCGGTCCTGTTCGCCGCCTGGCTTGCCGGGAGACTGGCCGTCACGTTCTCCGGCTCGATCGGCTGGCAGCTCGCGCTGGCGATCGACGCCGCCTTTCTGTTGCTGCTGACCGCCGCGGCCGCGCGCGAAATCGTCGCCGGGCGCAAGTGGAACAACCTGACAGTGGTCGGCATCATCTCGCTGCTCGCCGCCACCAACATCGCGTTTCATGTCGAGGCGCATTTTGGCGGTGCGGACTATTCCACGCGTCTTGGCGTCGGCCTCGTGGTCACGCTGGTTTGTCTGATCGGCGGACGGATCGTGCCGAGCTTTACGCGAAACTGGCTGGCGCGCCGCGAACCTGGACGGCTGCCCGTTCCGTTCAACCGCTTCGATGCGGTCGCGATGGTCGCGGGCGTCTGCGCCATGATCGCATGGGCGATCGCGCCTTCAGGCCGTTGGGTCGCGGGCGCGCTTGGTGTTGGCGGTCTGCTCCATCTCGTCCGTCTGGCGCGCTGGGCCGGTTATCGGACCATGTCCGACCGGCTCGTGCTGATCCTTCATGTGGCGTACGCCTTCGTGCCGGCCGGCTTCCTGCTGGCGGCGCTGTCGGCGCTGGACCTTGTCGCCCCGAGCGCGGGGATCCATGCCTGGACCGGCGGCGCGGTCGGTTCGATGACGATCGCCGTAATGACCCGCGCCACGCTAGGCCACAGCGGCCAGGCGCTCTCGGCGTCCATAGCCACGCAACTTGTCTACGCATCCATCGTCGTCGCCGCGCTGGCGCGGGTCTGCGCGGCGCTGGAGCCGGCTCATTCGATCCCGCTGCTGACGATCGCAGGCGCCGCATGGACGGGGGCGTTTCTGGGTTTCGCGCTCCTCTACGCGCCGCTGCTGTGCGGCGCGCGCAAGGTCTAAGGGGGCAGAATGATCGGCGCCAGCATATCGCGATGGACGATGAGCTACTTCGCGGCGGCGCTCGCGTGGTTGTTCGTCGCGCTGGCGCTGATGGTGGCGGGCCTCGGTTATCCGGTGGCGCATCTCGCTTCGCCAGATACGCTCGTGGTGGTCCACGTGGTCTGCATCGGCTGGCTCAGCATCGC
It contains:
- the nirK gene encoding copper-containing nitrite reductase, coding for MLTRRTALMGAAVAALMMNAPAVAGAADDLKLPRQKVELVAPPFVHAHEQAAKSGPKIVEFKLTIQEKEVVIDAAGTKFHAMTFDGSMPGPMMVVHEGDYMELTLVNPATNSMPHNIDLHSATGALGGGALTHVNPGEQVVLRWKATRPGVFVYHCAPEGMIAWHVVSGMHGTVMVLPRDGLKDAEGKALHYDKIYYIGENDLYVPKDENGKYKTYETVGESFADTTEVMRKLIPTHVVFNGSVGSLTGKNAMTAKVGETVMLVHSQANRDTRPHLIGGHGDYVWEAGKFSNPPQKDLETWFIRGGSAGAALYTFREPGIYAYVNHNLIEALELGAAAHIKVEGKWNDDLMKQVTPPGPIPPDKVGAVPPAVITR
- a CDS encoding Crp/Fnr family transcriptional regulator, with the translated sequence MAAVDRSLVANLPMFAGLAPAEQDELLREARSIRYPKGTAVFDQGMEADRFYLLLHGHLRVEKTTSQGQQSVVRYVSAGELFGVAPAMNLAHYPATAVAAVDSVALAWPSSSWNRLIAKYPTLASSALHTVGSRLQDTQARVLEMSNEQVEQRVAHALLRLAKQAGKKVDAGVEIDFPISRQDVAEMTGTTLHTVSRILSAWEQQGLVEGGRQRIVLRDAHRLYDLAEGEAAKARK
- a CDS encoding NnrS family protein, with the translated sequence MATMQKLRAYRGPALFSHGFRPFFLFGAVYAGAMVPLWLATFAGDVSLPTAFTPRDWHAHEMLFGYVAAVIAGFLLTAVPNWTGRLPIQGGPLAVLFAAWLAGRLAVTFSGSIGWQLALAIDAAFLLLLTAAAAREIVAGRKWNNLTVVGIISLLAATNIAFHVEAHFGGADYSTRLGVGLVVTLVCLIGGRIVPSFTRNWLARREPGRLPVPFNRFDAVAMVAGVCAMIAWAIAPSGRWVAGALGVGGLLHLVRLARWAGYRTMSDRLVLILHVAYAFVPAGFLLAALSALDLVAPSAGIHAWTGGAVGSMTIAVMTRATLGHSGQALSASIATQLVYASIVVAALARVCAALEPAHSIPLLTIAGAAWTGAFLGFALLYAPLLCGARKV